The following is a genomic window from Pyricularia oryzae 70-15 chromosome 5, whole genome shotgun sequence.
TTCGCGCAATGGTTGGTCGATGGCAGAGACTATATGTGGAATGTTTCCCGCGCAATCAACATGGCCAAGGATGTTATTTACATCCACGACTGGTGGCTGAGTCCTGAAATCTACATGAGGCGTCCTCCTTGCATCAGCCAGAAATGGCGTCTCGACAGACTACTCCAGCGAAAAGCAGAGGAAGGTGTCAAGATTTTCATTATAATTTACAGGAACGTCCAGCAGGCCATACCGATCGACTCCGAGTACACTAAACATTCGCTGTTGAATCTTCACCCAAACATCTTCGTCCAGAGGTCTCCCCACCAGTTCAAGAAGAACCAGTTTTTCTTTGCGCATCATGAAAAGATTTGTATCGTGGACCACATAGTGGCGTTCGTTGGCGGTATCGATCTATGCTTTGGTCGTTGGGACACCCCTCAGCATCCTGTTGCCGACGATAAGCTTACAGGCTTTGAACCTGGTGACTACCCCAAGGACACGGATCACACGCAGGTGTTCCCAGGAAAGGACTATTCCAATGCTCGTGTGCTCGATTTCTTCAGGCTAAACGCGCCATATGAAGAAATGTACGATCGCAGTCGCGTCCCTAGGATGCCCTGGCATGATGTCGCAATGCAGGTGGTTGGGCAGCCTGCTCGCGATCTTACTCGCCATTTTGTCCAACGTTGGAACTACATCCGCAGAGGCCGCAAGCCAACGCGACCCACTCCATTCCTACTGCCTCCTCCGGATTGCAGGAAAGAAGAGCTTGAAGATCTTGGACTCACTGGCACTTGCGAGGTCCAGATACTACGATCTGCCGCAAATTGGTCCCTGGGTATTACCGAAACCGAGGCCAGCATTCAGGCCGCGTACCTTAGGCTGATCCGTGAGTCAGATCACTTTGTGTACATGGAGAATCAATTCTTTGTGACAGGCGGAGAGTGCATGAACGTTCAGTTTGTCAACGGTGTTGCAGATGCCATTGTCGAGCGTATCATGAAGGCGCATGCAAACGATGAGGAGTGGCGTTGCGTCATCCTCATTCCATTACTCCCTGGCTTCGAGGGAAGTGTTGCCGAGCAGGATGGCAGCAGTGTTCGACTGATCATGCAATGTCAGTTCCGTAGTATATGTCGTGGCGAGAGCTCAATTTTCGGGCGGTTGCGGGCCAACAATATCGAACCCGAGGACTATATCCAGTTCTTCAGTCTTCGTCAATGGGGACATATCGGTCCGAACAAGACACTGGTCACTGAGCAACTCTACATTCATGCCAAGATAATTATTGTCGACGACAGGATTGCTCTCATCGGCTCCGCCAACATCAACGAGCGATCACTACTGGGCACCAGAGACTCGGAATGCGCAGCTGTTGTCAGAGACAAGGACATGATCTGGTCGACAATGGCTGGTCGCCCGTATCAAGTTGGCCGGTTTGCTCATACTTTGCGATTGCGCCTGATGCGAGAGCATCTCGGTCTAGATGTCGACGAGATCCAGGAGCAGGAGAGACAACTCGACCCTGACCATGAAGATGCCGAGGTTCGGTTCAGTCGGGACATGGAAAACATCTACGGCTCCGACTCGGAAGCCGGCCCATCTGTAGAGAGGCCAAAACCAGCGCGTTCCAACCATAATCGACTTCCCAGCTTCAATCATGATGTGGATTGGGATATGCTCAACGACGAGGATAATCTTGAACGAAGCTCCTCCAAgcagaactctgtgaacacAGAACAATCTGCTGCCCAGAAACGCGAGGCAAATGGGCACGACCTAGATCATTGGAAGTCTGCCGAGTCCCAAGGGTTGGACCTGGGCCGGGACAGCGTGATTGTAAATGGCAAAGAGGTGCTCACGCATAACGTATTCCCCGAGGGCAAAGGGACAATGGAGTCTCCCAAGGGTCCGGAAGCTGCGGCCAGTACTGCGGGGACAGAGCAGTTCCCTGCTTTCGAGGAGACTGTTAGCAACGATGGCCTCCCGCCAGCTCCATCTATTGTTAGACGAACGACTGAGCAAATGGGGCTTCCTCGTCCCAGTCAACTACCTTCACTGCCTGTACTTGATGACACTGACATTGGAGGCCCGCCTGCTTCTTATGACGCTGATGGAAAACTTCGAGAAGGGCTGCAGAGCCAATGGGCTTATGACATAAGGCCGGCCCATATCGACAAAGACTGTATGCGCGACCCTCTCAACCCGTCATTTTATGATGATATCTGGTCAAGAGTAGCAGAAAACAACAGCAAGATTTACAGGCGGGTGTTCCACTGTATGCCCGACTCCGAGGTGACGAACTGGCACGAGTATCAAGAGTTCCTCAATCTGCAGGGGCAGTTTGAGCAAAATATGGAGGCTTGGGGACCGGACATAGAGGCAGAAAGAGAGCATCAAGCCAACCCACACAAACCCCATGCTTCAGGTGGTGCAGGCATTGGTGCTCCTGCGCCCACAGCAGTTGCATCTGGCTTGGCGGAGAAGGTGACGGGTCATTTGCCCATCGGTAATGACTCGAGGCCCGAGGAGGCTGCGCCGGCGGAGAAGCCCGAAATGGACCTCGAAAATGAGAAGAGGCCTCTCTTCACGCCTAACCACTCCCGACAAAACTCTCGTCTGGATCGAGAAATGGCCGCGGCAGCCGAGAGAGCCCTTCACACCCCCAAGCTCGAGATCCCTATGGCGTTCCCCGAAAAGTCCAAGACGG
Proteins encoded in this region:
- a CDS encoding phospholipase D1 gives rise to the protein MATSANDGGGPSTGPSIVLPPIDPHEEARIIRGHLRSHSTPSSPTIPRGTRVLGALNEEGSDADVEETADEAAAEGEAAKVKKKRRRMRRPKMLSPSTQSGEPDSPVGTRRLKILQRRATMPDTRNVLSEGEGRDHLARENGWGRGSSWMGRPNDGDDPESPSGVARRGPGHVRRISMFHGGISDGGEATPRRPFFGADRASTYGAQKWRQVKSTLKLLRKPKDNQFDFHKSAELMAELRAGAPAVLMLASMIQRDEHGNKRIPVLLEQLRLRVTDSAPLDGEGERHWLFTIELEYGSGPSRMCWTVKRTIREILNLHWKYKLGIDNKKYSLTLPGTRPRQPRFPTSVFPYVRGLRGVDDEEEDNAASVRGDGDETAGYATGGEGTAAEGTDVEERGVLSRRGSRITRPNTIENRHKQSTTSLPGLFNPNPDNHYAGSTVDAAQLRRRYVEKQRKMLEKYLQETVRWLMFRADSNRLCRFLELSALGVRLAAEGSYHGKECFLHIQSAKGIDFRRVLTPGAILDRHSRKWFLVRQSYIVCVESPENMNIYDVYLVDSKFRINAKMNKLREIAAKRTKKDKGKEQDMDLSGDQAPEKHHRVNIMTSERKIKLWSRNQHLIQQFEESINGMLAQTPWHRENRFGSFAPVRQGVFAQWLVDGRDYMWNVSRAINMAKDVIYIHDWWLSPEIYMRRPPCISQKWRLDRLLQRKAEEGVKIFIIIYRNVQQAIPIDSEYTKHSLLNLHPNIFVQRSPHQFKKNQFFFAHHEKICIVDHIVAFVGGIDLCFGRWDTPQHPVADDKLTGFEPGDYPKDTDHTQVFPGKDYSNARVLDFFRLNAPYEEMYDRSRVPRMPWHDVAMQVVGQPARDLTRHFVQRWNYIRRGRKPTRPTPFLLPPPDCRKEELEDLGLTGTCEVQILRSAANWSLGITETEASIQAAYLRLIRESDHFVYMENQFFVTGGECMNVQFVNGVADAIVERIMKAHANDEEWRCVILIPLLPGFEGSVAEQDGSSVRLIMQCQFRSICRGESSIFGRLRANNIEPEDYIQFFSLRQWGHIGPNKTLVTEQLYIHAKIIIVDDRIALIGSANINERSLLGTRDSECAAVVRDKDMIWSTMAGRPYQVGRFAHTLRLRLMREHLGLDVDEIQEQERQLDPDHEDAEVRFSRDMENIYGSDSEAGPSVERPKPARSNHNRLPSFNHDVDWDMLNDEDNLERSSSKQNSVNTEQSAAQKREANGHDLDHWKSAESQGLDLGRDSVIVNGKEVLTHNVFPEGKGTMESPKGPEAAASTAGTEQFPAFEETVSNDGLPPAPSIVRRTTEQMGLPRPSQLPSLPVLDDTDIGGPPASYDADGKLREGLQSQWAYDIRPAHIDKDCMRDPLNPSFYDDIWSRVAENNSKIYRRVFHCMPDSEVTNWHEYQEFLNLQGQFEQNMEAWGPDIEAEREHQANPHKPHASGGAGIGAPAPTAVASGLAEKVTGHLPIGNDSRPEEAAPAEKPEMDLENEKRPLFTPNHSRQNSRLDREMAAAAERALHTPKLEIPMAFPEKSKTARDRRPTFATAEKPGTGSSNNASHSGGGTLPRRKRGNTRASRRGFQPDQVMNKPEAEEMLGMLQGTLVQFPYDWLVVEESNGNWLYQADLVAPLQIYN